gtgtgtgggagtgccgcagctccgggacagagactgaaagttttaacccctttctttcatgattggggccttgcaaaaaatgctaatcctcctcgaagctgaataagaagggagataagagatgagatgagacaaggacctggcccgaagaacgtggagatgattgaatggggagagatgatttggagtggccttttggctggacttttcttgtggccatggactcagttgttcctgtgacacagagactgcacttagggggaagcagtggctcagaaccaggagggttcatcgtgaggaccccccggccccagggggttggaaaaatatgggggggacagatgtcccaaagcagagactgtgcctttttggagtgagacaaggcatccttgaaagacaaccctaaaaacagctctggtccatgcgcagtggtgagagcactgggcatggaaggaagatgtcacaagcggcaaaaggactttttccgggcggtgccgaagtgacagggaagcacacgaggtttcagtgtgtttccaggggaagcctatggaacaagaaggactcctttcctcttcatgaactgaagtttgagtatactaaagtgtggtgccaggctgggcagttggtgttttgggagaatgtatcggattgggaaagtcaggtagtggggaggaggaaagtggtttttgtaaggttttcaattttttttttttcttttccttacagtttttccctattttcctgtagtttaggtaataaagtgttctttatgtttaagctaaagcctgttttgcttattcctggtcacatctcacagcagacaccagggtgagggcatttttcatgggggcactggctctgtgtcaggctcaaaccatgacaatatATCAATAATTAACAGGGAAACAAACATAAATAGGACCTAAACAatcttttctcactgtctttttaaatagaatatattcactttgaatacCCTACTGAGATCTACTTAACCACAAAGGATTTGAGAATTGAAATCAAATTGTCCCCAGAGTcttggcttgttaaggtgttctgaatgttaatgagccctgggacactgaattcctgcactgaagagctgaaggctgaacaagccccTGGAGCAAGAAAAttgagcagcagcctccaagttGCTGaagatgtcagcagcccccactgaggccatccctgcccagagaccgtgggggaatgggcagacaaggagagcgtccctggggctggggcagcacaactcagaggcagcagcggctgcagctgggaaatggagtgtggaatgtggctgggaaagccctgcctgggctgggccaagcaggacacacaagccctgactcCCATCCCCCTAACAACTCTCTCAAGtagacatttaaaaggaattacaattgTTTGTGTACTCTGGTTGAGCTCACTGGAGAAATAACAGCAAGAGATTCTCAGGAGCTCCAAGCAACCAAACAGCCTTTACTggcaactttagaaaatcagacaAACTTTGGCAAATGGTTTATCATGACATTGTAGTTGTTATGGTTtgttaatttaagatttttttccattcttgaGATCTCATTAATTAATGTACTgatgagtgtggtgggttttagTGTCGGTTAATTATTTATGTACTTATTTAGTTGTGAGATAGGATTACGAGAAAGGTAAAGTAggcttaaaattttaaaagcatatagaaaaaaattttattaaaagcaaattagAAAAAAGGTAGTAAGAATTGAATTCTTTAGaacattcttttttctttacaacttttttttttttaacctgacaTTGtaaaaaactaaactaaaaattTCTAGTAGTTTACTATTTCTAGAATTGTCTTTTTTTAGCTTTAGGGAGAGAAGTTTTTCTTGTTAAGTgtatggagatttttttccaagaggaaaaatattttttttgtggttcCTAATTTTGTCATGGATAACAGTTTTCTTGGGAACTTTGTTACTGTGAAGTTCTTTTATTGCTACAAGCTTTTTTACAGCTAATTAATGGATCATGTCGACTTATGAGGTATTGTTTTAAAGGTGAGTTGTTTAAAggtaaatgtttttattatttactttttaaaatatttttatctctggAAATAGAGATCTTCTCTTGTGGGTActggattacttttttttctgcttgaacTTTTTATGAAATTGCaggtattttataatttattttcatatggAAGTTTTTGTTTGAtattattttgaataatttaatttttttatagttttatgtgttataaagaaaaagagttttttctttAGAGTTTATAAGAGGATTTCAGTTTCAAGATTAAggtagtttttcttcttttttattggGTAGTTATTTGTTCCTTTCTGACTTTGAcagttttatggttttttttaatgtttctattttgtttttttcttttacttgagGGATGATTGAAGTATTGAAAGGGTTAACATTTTACCCGCCAGTAAATTGTGATGGCAGTTTTGGTTGGGTTGTGTTAGGATTCGTTTTATGGTtggtttttgagtttttttgtgtttagttGTAGGGTTATTTTGTATGAGTTGTAGGATGTAGGagtttttggttttagttttgttggggggatGGGACATGGTGGTACGATTTTAATAGCTGTGGCTAGCTGTGTTctgattggggttttttagccTCTTTTGTTCTCCCAGTcccatctctccctgtcccttcacccctttccttgACTCTGAGCCTCTGaacctccttcccagctctgccagctcttcaTGTCCCCCCATTTCCTGGGCCTGTGGAACCCCCTGCATCACCAAACTCTCACATTCAGCCCCCCAGCATCCCCAAATCTCCGTGTCCCCCCGTTCTCCCCTCCTGACAGTACCAGGAAGTGGCGCTGTCAGAACCCAACCCGGGGGTCCCCAGTCCTTGATTGTGGGGGATGTGGATGGGACCCCCTGGGAGCACTAGGGCAGTGAGCGGGGCTGGATGGAGCCACAGAAAACAGCGATGGtgggaggagctgagctgagctgagctattggaattcccagagcatgGATATTGGGATGGCAAGGGCTGGGATAttggcacagacagagctgggatattgggatagcCAGAGCTGGGATATTGAGAAACCAGGGCTGGGATATCAGGATAGCCAGAGCTGGGATATTGAGATGGCCAGAGCTGGGACATTGGCACAGCCAGAGATGAGGTATTGTGATAACCAGGGCTGGGATattggcacagcctgagctgggatattgggatagcCAGAactgggatattgggatggcCAGAGCCGGGATATTGGGGTATCAAGGactgggatattgggataagcagagctgggatattgagagagccagagctgggatggccagagctgggatattgggatagccagagctgggatattggggtggccagagctgggatattgggatagcCGGAactgggacattgggatggccagagctgggattttggggtccatAGGACTGGGATATAGAGATAACCAgagctgggatattgggatagcCAGAGCTGGAACATTGGGATAGTCAGAGCCGGGATATTGGGATAGCTAgagctgggatattgggatagccagggctgggatattgggatagccagggctgggattttggggtccatAGGactgggatattgggatagctagagctgggatattgggatagcTAGAGCTGGGATACTGGGAAAGCCAGAGCTGGGATATTGGAATAGCCAGAGCCAGGATGTTGGGATAGGCAGAGCTGGGATATCAGGATAGCCAGAGCTGAGATGGCCAgagctgggatattgggatagccagggctgggatattggcacagcctgtgccgGGATATTGGGATAGCCGGAactgggacattgggatggccagagctgggatattgggatagcCGGAactgggacattgggatggccagagctgggatattgggatagcCAGAGCTGGAACACTGGGATAGCCAGAGCCGAAATATTGGGATAGCCAGAACTGGGATATTGAGATAGCCAGACCCAGGACGTTGGGATaggcagagctgggatattgggatagccagagctgggatattgggatagcCAGGGCTGGCATATTAGGATAGCCTGAGCCGGGATATTGGGATGGCTAGAGCTGGGATATTggcatggccagagctgggatattgggatatccagggctgggatattgggatatctAGCCCTGGCTCAAGGACAGGACCCGGCCTGTGGCTGACAGTTCCCTGGAGACAGGGTGGGTACAGCCAGagtggggggagtggggggagccggggctgggctgggatctgTGAGAATGGAGGActctgaggggctgggatgggatatCTGGGGATGGGGGGGAACTGTGGGGCTGAGATGGGAATCCAAGGGGCACCCTGGGCCTCGGACACAACTTCATGGATCCGTTCTATCCTCCTTCCCAGGTCCCCACATGCTGCAAGTGGTTTCTAGCTGTGACCTTCTATCCAATGGAGTGTCCATGGATCCCACCGGTATGGCTACAAGGGCTGGGATTTCATCtccttccagctgggatccaggAGCTTTGCAGCGTCTGATGGTGCCACCTGGATCAGACAGAGGTGCTGGGAATTCAAAGGGATCATGGTGGAGCAGACGAAGCATTACCTGGGACACATGTGGGTGGAAATACATCAGATGGGGTTGGGTGGCTCTGGAGCACAAAGGTGggtgtgggaagggaagggcaaTTATTACAGTGACCTTATGAGGTCACTGGGTGAGAGAAGaatgagaatcttgtttcttgatcagaaggcttgatttattgatatataatatataatacattataactatactaaaaagaataaagagagagcttgcagagactgctaagctaagaatagaatagaatgaatCTCAAAACAAGAgagttctctgtccctgtctTCCAGAGAGCTTgccctgtgattggcccttaattgtacacaTGGAACATGAACCAATCCCAGGTGCatcctattgcattccacagcagctgataatcattgtttacattctctttctggggcctcagcttcccagaaaatgAACAagtcccaaagaaaggatttctatgaaaaaatgtctgcgacaggcAATTCctatgggaatgggggattcaGGAATGGGGGACTTGGGAATGCAGGAATTACCATGGAATTTCCATGGCCAGATCTCACTCTCATCCCAGTCAGGTGAGAATTCCATGGATGGTTCTTCCCCTTAACCCACTGCCATGGgaattccatggggaaattaTTTGAATGGATGACCAATGCAATGCCAGCAGTGGAATGAGAAGTAATCCCTGCTGGGATTCCATGGGACATCAATCCCAATCCTTTGCccaggccagctctgctgtgctcatggcagcaccaggggagtgccctgtccctgccctgagcccagcacgAGCCTTTCCTTGGCTGTTCTGTCCCTGCCCGGGGCAGgagggcactgccagagcagctttggtggccCTGGGCATCCAGCCGGGCTGCAGATGCTgcaggggctcctggggaaTGTTCCAGAGCAAAGCTCAAAGCAAACAACTGTTCCTGGAGGGGATTCTGTCcctgggcctgtgctgggagcccaagGGCAGCAGCCCAAAGTGCTAGAGCTCAGTGTCACTCAGCCAGGCCAtgttccctggctgtgccctgttcctcggctgtcccctgtcccagtcCCCTGTCCCTCGGCTCTGTGGGGttggaggtggcagcaggatgcgggacagccctgggggagaacaaccctgagccccagctgggccagtttccccagttccccccaggtCACTTCCAGCATGGGCCCTGTGGCTCCCAGTCACCCCCAGGATGCTCCCAGTCACTTTCAGTTGCACTCAACATGATGCCAGTATCATCACggtcactcccagtatgatcccagcaTGGTCCCAGGTGTTCCCATTATCCCCTACTATAGTTCCAGGCACTCCCAGTATGATTCCAGTCCCTCCTGGTATGATTCCAGTATGAACCCAGTCACTCTCAGTACAGTGCCATTTGTCCCCAGTATCGTCCCAGTCATTCTAAGTTACCCAGTATAATTCCAGTCACTTCCAGATACTCCCAGTATTCTTCCACTAACTACCTTTATGGTTCCTCTGTGATCCCAGTCACTTCTGGtctctcccagtatatcccagttgcccccagTGTGTTTCCATTCACTCCCAGTAGCTCCCAGTCACCTCCAGCATGGTTCCAGTCACTTCCTGTATATCCCGGTTGCCCCAGCATGATCCCAGTTGCCCACAGCCTTTGCCTAGTCACTACCAGTATCCTCCCAGAATGACCACAGTCACCGTCAGCATGGTGCCGTTtcctcccagtatgatcccagttaCTCCCAGCATGGTCCTAGCTGCTCCCAGTCTGACCCCAGTTGCTCTCAGTGGCCCCTAGCATTGACCCAGTCACTCCAAGTATGATCCCAGTATGAGTTCACTCTGATCCCAGTCTcccccagcatggtcccagtCAATCCCGGTTGCCCTCAGTGTAGACTCAGTCACTGCCAGTTGctccaggcacccatggccGAGATTGGGTTCCACCTCAAAATTCCCTTAATCCAAAGATGACACCCAGAAAAAATCTGCCATTcctgacaagtctggctggccttggcctagtgaggctctcacctgccttccaaacactggggctctgtgctatGGAAAAGACCTGTCCTTCTCATCCAGGTGCCCATGGGCAAATTTGGGTTCCACCTCCAACATTCCCTGttgtgacagactggaggagattgttggctGAAAACAttgtgtgtgtgagggaggaaggggcaggtccagccttgccctgccctgtaaccccagccctgccctgccctggaaccccaatccccccagagcctctatcccagcccagcagtgtctgccagtccctggcacagcacaggcaatgctccacagccacctctgcaaccccagcccagctcctgagggaccaaatgagcccaagccccacctgggggaagggcccaggaagaccaagggCTATTTAAGGCTGCCCCCAAGGTaagcacacatcttgaccctacctcctcttggaatttctatctgagcagtgctggaatGCAGGAGTTGGTAGCTGcgtgtgtgcttctctgtatcCTATTTGTCTTTCTCTCTAATTCCCTCTTCTTGCAAATTTTGAGTAACTTAAAATTGAACAGGCTTAGAGTTTGAGAAGTTGAATGGGCCAAATTCATGCTTTGACaagtgcttttttattttttgattgaATGTCCTATTAAAGCTTTTGTCAAAgcttctctgattttctaaagttgcTAGTAAAGGCTGTGTtgttgttttgagctcctgagaatcTCTTGTTGGTATTTCTCCAGGGAGTCCAGCTCAGAGGACACAAACAActcaaattccttttaaatgtctccttgagaGACTTGTTTGGGGAATGGCagtcagggcttgtgtgtcctgcttggcacagcccaggcaggactttcccagccacattccacactccattttttaggtcctgtttagttttttttccctgttaataAACTGATATGTGCAGTCTCCAATTGACAGtgaatccaagtacctcctcatgcagttggaattgatatgaaaatcaagacccttcatggctgacaatcaatcagactctgtccctacccccactccaccatttcccccatccaagccctggcactcagagcagccttgtgcaaatctgagctccctccagctcaggctgcacctgcagctttaaGCTCCTTGGCTCCAATTCCACCTggtttccttggagaaggagctgcctgagacacagagggatgttcatttcttgtcagccagCAAAGGCAAGGGAAGGCACAACTCCATTAAATGCAAAAGTTATTCTCTTCCCTGGTTATGCCCTGCCCCTACTCCCCACAacctgtcctgtttccttcatcaCTCCTTTGGCAGGGACTTGctgggacaagggagctctgctctggctatGGACAGAGGTCCAAGTGCAGACCCTGCAGTGGGAACCTCTACTTATCAGATTTGTGTCCTTTGAGGGACCAGGAACTGGTGAGactcagagacacagaaatgtttctctTCATAGTCAACATAAAAAATGTGAACATGATAAAATTTAAGAAACATCCAAATTCTTTCTTCAGCTCCTTGTGACATCCCAGCAACATCTGACATGTCCACCATCAACACGGGATTGCCATATAGAAAGGTATATAGACAATGGCATCTTAGTTGTAGTTTTGTGTCACTCttgctccagtctgaaacagggcccagcctggtgccaggatcatcagagagctgaagtgtgtgctggaattcaatgccctccccatcccactgcagccctgcatttccctgctggatcattggtctccagcacagccatgaaggctctttgggctctggagtGTTGCTGCAGcacccaagggcagctgagctctgcctttggtacagtcaggcctggccagaCTCAGGAGAAACtgaggtccctcagcttctcctgccagccccaaagcccatcctgtcagtcctgcagagcctctgcagctcctcttcaCTGCCCATAACaaggagccccagagccagacacagcagccccgatgtgcccccctggcctgtgatgcctctggcaagggagcagcaccaggcactgcaggaacctgcagacaattcctgcagcacttgtaggatgatcctgctgcccaagggacgttcccatggtgccaagtcgggaactgcaatggggagtggggccagagaggaaagggcaaacagggatgggctgtttgcaggggagggacaggggttGGCAATAGGATAGAATTTGTAACATACAgagcaaagaaagcaaaggtgaagcaaaggaaatgctcagggcagtttggggtggctgccagccagtgctggctctgaccaacagcatctgcagtgggacaggaaactcccagctgacgggaacaaactttctggctgactgcagaggccaggacaaagctgagtggtttccctggtgtcccccagcccttgctggccccaggggctgatggcatttgtgctccctcaggttcatgtccccacaccaacagcatgggggtgctcccccctgctgtgtgcaatgcaaacaggggctgctgagccagtgctgccctgtctgtgcctgcaaggatggggcacctgtgtgagctgggggagaggccagggctgcagaggggggatgttgttggcagctccatgaggacgctctgggacgctgccctgggctgtccagtgcactggggatggatcagcccctgctctgctgctccttcccgtctgccccagggcccttgcagagccccagccatgctgtttgcccccagcctgcccacagccagcctggggctgcttacgggggttttctgtgctgagcattggcctgggtgtgttcttgagagagtctgggcaaggagcctggagcccccaggccttgggctgaggcgtcagcactgccccagcagtgcccatggcctgtccctgctgcagccccggcactgccactCCCAGGGCGTTACCCGGCcctgagagcactcaggccctgcagcaacaccagggccaccagggcagcggggcagggccacggcagcagcaccggcaacaccaagtgctgctgctgctgctgggcacagctgctgggccagcactgatctgcccccagctttgcacacagacattgctgctgccacTCCAGAGAAGAGAACAGAAGGGGCATCTCTGGTGAAAACAatgctgggagatcctttatTTCCCTTAAAGCCACCAAAAGCACAGCCactcattgacacagtctgtggccacagtgaaggtggagagaaacaaaatgagaaatggaacAAACAGTCACATTTCTTTTTGGACAATatggaaaaagtaaaataaagaaaaaagaaaactctcaCTACTGAACCAACAGGAAGTATCAAAGATTACTTTTTTTGCAAGTGATTTGCAGAGATTGGCCatcagtttaatgtttctgaaacaaTCCCATCATCAttctcctcacagcagccttgagctcctggttcctcaggctgtagatgagggggttcagggctggaggcaccaccgagtatggaactgacagggccagatccagcgATGGGctggagatggaggggggcttcacGTAGGCAaatgtgccagtgctgaggaacagggagagcacggccaggtgagggaggcaggtggaaaaggctttgtgtcgtccctgctcagaggggatcctcagcacagccctgaagatctgcacataagagaaaacaatgaacacaaaacaaccgAAATTTAAACAGACACTAGCAGCAAGAAGCCCCAGTTCCCTGAGGtaggagtgtgagcaggagagcttgaggatctggggcACTTCACAAAAGAACTgtcccagggcattgccatggcacaggggaagagaaaatgtattggctgtgtgcagcagagcagtgagaaagccgctggcccaggcagctgctgccatgtgggcacaagctctgctgcccaggagggtcccgtagtgcaggggtttgcagatggacacgtagcggtcgtagcacatgatggtcaggagatAAAACTCTGTtgaaatgaagaacagaaagaaaaagacctgtgtagcacatcctgtgtaggagatgttcctggtgtcccagagggaattgtgcatggctttggggacagtggtgcagatggatcccaggtcagtgagggccagattgagcaggaagaagaacatgggtgtgtgcaggtagtggccgcaggctacggtgctgatgatgaggccgttgcccaggagggcagccagggagatgcccagcaagaggcagaagtgcaggagctgcagctgccgcgtgtctgccaatgccagcaggaggaagtgcctgatggagctgctgttggacatttgctgtccCTTCGCATGGGGATCTGTAAAATAGTAAGGACTGAATAATTTCGTTTGGAGAGGAATTGAAttatcc
This portion of the Zonotrichia leucophrys gambelii isolate GWCS_2022_RI chromosome 21, RI_Zleu_2.0, whole genome shotgun sequence genome encodes:
- the LOC135456813 gene encoding olfactory receptor 14J1-like, yielding MSNSSSIRHFLLLALADTRQLQLLHFCLLLGISLAALLGNGLIISTVACGHYLHTPMFFFLLNLALTDLGSICTTVPKAMHNSLWDTRNISYTGCATQVFFFLFFISTEFYLLTIMCYDRYVSICKPLHYGTLLGSRACAHMAAAAWASGFLTALLHTANTFSLPLCHGNALGQFFCEVPQILKLSCSHSYLRELGLLAASVCLNFGCFVFIVFSYVQIFRAVLRIPSEQGRHKAFSTCLPHLAVLSLFLSTGTFAYVKPPSISSPSLDLALSVPYSVVPPALNPLIYSLRNQELKAAVRRMMMGLFQKH